DNA from Lactobacillus johnsonii:
GACCATTATATTCGTCTAATCCACGTTCATATAGTTCAACTAAACCGATTAGACGATTATTTTCTTTTAGTACTATGCCGTAACTATATGGGCGTGCCTGATATTGCAGGACACTTTTCTTAGCCGCATCTAAATCTTGTAAATATTGATAACCCGCACTTTTGTGATAAATATTATCTTGTCCCCACTTAAAAAGAGTAGGAGCATCTTTAGGTTCAATTTTTCTTAAAATAATTCTCTCGGTTTCTAGCATTACTTGCCTACTAACTTCACTAACCATTTTGCACCATAAACTAATCCTAAACTGTAAGCTGCAATGGTCCAAGGTTTTCCTAATAAAATTATCCATAAATATGTTGAGAACTTCATTTCAGTTAAGCCGGCGATCATACATAAAATGTCATCTGGCGCCATTGGCGCAATAATACATAGGCCAAAAAACCAATTAAACTTCTTCTGATTTGCTGTCCACTTCATGTATTTTTCATAGGTTTTTTCAGAAACTAAATGCAAGATAAAGGGTCTACCATAATGTCTGGCTAAAAAGAACAAAATAATAGATCCTATACATATCCCAACATAATTGTAAATAAAACCCCATATTGGGCCAAAAAATATTACTCCTCCAAGCAGTGAAACTCCACCTGGGATAATGGGGATTACAACTTGAATTATCTGAATTAGTGTAAAAATCAAAGGACCGATAATTTGCTTGTCTGCTAGATAGGCCTTCATTTTTTCTTGGCTGGTAAAAATTCCTAATCTATACCAATAAATACTTAGCAAAATTAAAATAATTGTAGTAACAATAGTCAAAATGTTAATTAATTTACGACTCGTTTTAGTAGACATTTTTCTGCCCTCCTTGGTATGTTAAATTAATGATAACAAAAATAAGGTAAAATAGGCGCACTAACCTAGGAATTAAACTTAATTATAATGAAAATAAGATATGACTCATCATTAAAATTTATTCTATAATATTAGTGTGTTATAAAATAACTAAGAGGCATGACTATGGTTGTTATAAAAAAAGATATAATTTACGATGAAAATAACAATTTGAAGACTGATATCTATTTTCCAAATGATACTACTTCACAAACAAAACTCTTAATCTTTTGGCATGGTGGAGGATGGTTTGCAGGTTCTAAAAACGATGTTAAAGATCTAGGAATAAAATTCGCAAATGCTGGTTTTATGACCTTAATTCCTGATTATCGCTTAGCACCTGAATTTACTTATCCAGCTGCACACCAAGATAGTAAGAAATTTGTTGAATGGCTTTTAGATTCTAATTATACCGATGCTGACGATCAACAAAATATCGTGCAAATTGGTGCCAGTGTCGGCGGCACACTAGCCTTATATATTGCTGGAATTTATGGTTTTCCTACAGTCACGTGGTCAGCATCCGTAGACTTCTCAAATTGGATGAAAAATCATCAAGACGTTATTCCGTCAAGATACGGAGCGAATGAATTAAAACTAACAAATTTATATGATATTTTTGAATCATTCTATAAATTTTTTGTAAAAACCTATGCTGGGAAAAATGATCAAGCTATTTTGAAAAAAATGGATGTCGAAAATTATGATCTTAGCCATTTGGGCCGGCTAAAAATGATCAATTCTGCTCACGAATTAGTCCCACTATCTGGCATCTTAAAATTTGTCGACTTTTTAGCTAACAATGACCATGAAGTTGAATTATTAGTCATTAAAGGACATCGCCATGCAATGGATTATGCCAAGGATTACATTGACAAATCTTTAGATTTTCTATATCAGACAATCAAGGAGAAAAAGAATGATTAATATTAACAAATTTATTTCCATTCGCAAAAAATTAGGTTTATCTCAGACTGAATTATGCAATGGTATTTGTACACAATCTACATTAAGTAAATTTGAAAATAATGGTCGTATTCCTTCTCTAAAAATTTTGAATAGTCTTTGCGACCGAATGAATATTAATGTAGCAGATATTATGGATGTGGATTCCAATAAAAAAACATACCACAAATTATTTGAGGCAGATTTTGCAGTTATTCAACTCGACTTTCCGAAAGTTGCTTAGATTTTAAGTAGCGTTAATAAAGATGAATTAATACGGCAGGAAGATATTCTTCACTATTATTACTTGCGTGGATTATTAGCCTTAAATTTAGACCATGCTGAAACTGATGCTTTGTACTACTTCAATTCTATTCTAGATACAAAGTTATCAAAACAAAATAATATTTATCATCTGCTTGCACTTAAAGGATGCAGTCAAGTTTATAATTTACAACATGACGTACATAAGGCTCGCCACTATTATGACATCATTATCTCTTCAATCTCCACTGTTCAACTCGAAGACGAAGACTCTCTGTTACAATTTCTTTCTATTCTTTGTAATGGTAGTGAATTTTACGGTCGCAACAATGACTATGAACAATCCGATAAGCTCTTGAAGATGGGATATGATTTGTGTAAAAAGAGACACGTCAATTATTTTGCTGCCCGTATTCTTTATCAATTAGCTCAAAATAATATTGCAGAAAACGGAACAGAGCAAGACACTACTCAATATTTAAATGACTCTGCTGCTTTTGCTCGACTTAATAATAATCATGTCCTACTAGAAAAAATTAGCAAACTAGCATAAATTAAAACCACTTTTTCTAGCATCTTACAAAAAAGAAGTGGTTTTTATATACAATAAAAAGAGAGCGCTTTATATTATAAATATGTTGAAAAGAGGAAATTTTATGTCCAAATACGAATCAATTAATCCATATACAAATCAACTAATTAAAAGTTACCCTAATGCTACTCAAGAAGAAATTGAGCAAGCACTTGCTGCTGGTGAAAAACTATACCTAACATGTCATTCGCAATTACCTGCAACGAGAAGTGAACGGCTCCATAAGATAGCTGACAATTTTAAAAAGCATCGTGAAGAAATGGCAAAAACTATGACTTTAGAAATGGGAAAATTATATCGAGAATCGCTCGAAGAAGTAGATTTATGCATAAATATTTGTAACTACTATGCCGAAAAAGCTCCTAAAATGCTCGAACCTACACCTTTAGAAACCAATTTAGGCACGGCTTATTATTTAAAGCAATCCACAGGAATTATTATGGCTTGCGAGCCTTGGAACTTTCCACTCTATCAAGTAATCAGAGTCTTCGCACCTAACTTCATGGTTGGAAATCCAATTATTCTTAAACATGCCCATAATGTACCTGCTTCAGCACAATTAACTGAAAAAATTATCACAGAAGCTGGAGCTCCAAAAGCAAGTTTGCAAAACTTATTTTTATCTTATGACCAAATTGGGGATGTAATTGTTGATAAACGTGTTCAAGGGGTTGCCGTTACTGGTTCAGAACGTGGTGGAAGCAGCGTTGCCGAAGCAGCCGGTAAAAATATTAAAAAATCAACAATGGAATTAGGCGGAAATGATCCCTTTATTGTTTTAGCAGATGCTGATTCTACGGTATTAAAGAATGTATTAAGTGACGCCAGAACTTACAACTGTGGTCAAGTCTGCACTTCTTCTAAACGAATTATTGTTGTCGAATCACGCTATGATGAAGTAATGAAGTTTCTACACCATACTTTTTCTAACCTTAAACCAGGTAATCCATTAGATGAAAATAAAAATCTGGCACCAATGAATTCTCAACAAGCAGCTGATAAATTAGCTGCACAAGTCAAAAAAGGAATTGAACATGGAGCAGAAGTTGCTTACCAATATCCAGAAATTCACAGTACTGGTGCCTTCTTCCGCCCAATGATCTTAACCAATATTGATCAACACAATCCATTATTTGATGAAGAACTATTTGGGCCAGTGGCTGAAGTATTTAAAGTCAAAGATGAAAAAGAGGCGATTGCCTTAGCAAATAATTCAAGTTTTGGTCTAGGTTCCAGTATTATTTCTGAAAATAAGATTCATGCAAAAGAAGTTGCTAGTGAAATTGAAACTGGTATGACAGTTATTAACGGTCGCTGGATCACAGCTCCAGAATTACCATTTGGTGGTGTTAAGAAATCCGGCTATGGCCGTGAATTAAGCGAACTTGGCTTGATGTCATTTGTAAATGAACATTTAGTTATTGACGTTTCAAAATAAACTTAGACTCTAAATATACAAAAAAAAAGAATTGGGCTATATGACCCAATTCTTTTTTAATTTTGTCTCATACTGCGGAAAGCAACTACAGTTAAAAGAATGCTTGACACAAACAATAAGTATGTAGAAACGCCAAAGGAAATTGCATTTGCAACAATTCTCTGAATTTCAACACTATTTGCGGCTGCATTATTTGTAATACCTAAGGAAGATCCAGCATTCATAAAGATTAGTTCCACAGCACAAACTACTAAAACAATCGATTCAATTAAAGATAGGAAAAAGACAATCCTCTTATTATTTCTGCCGTTCTTTATCGTTAAAATGATAACTGCAATAGGCACTCCAACTAAAAGAAGCCACATCCCATATCCAATAAAGATATATTTACCGTTAAATCTGCCAATTGAAAGCAACGCCTTAGAAATAGATAAGGCTTGATAGCCCTGCATCATTCCAGATGAAAATGGACCACTAAAAACTAGCAATAGGTTTAAAACAGCAATTAAAACTACTCCTAATTGAGTTGCAGTTCTCTTTTGTTTAACAACCTTTTTTATAGCATCAGGATCACGACCCAATTTACTATCTATCTTTTGGCGACGTGCTTTTACTTTACTTTCCCCTTCTTCAAAAGAATTAACTACATCTGAACCAACCTTATTAACATGTTCAGTTAGTCGCTGGTCAACTGTATATTGTTCTGTAGTCTTTCCCTTATTTTTATCGCAGACAATGAAAAGCCAGATCAATAAAGCAAAGAAGCAGGACCATCCTAAAGGTGGAGAAAAACTTGTCAAAATCAAAAGAATAATTCCAACAACAAAAATAATCATTGAATTTACTTGAATCCAATTAATCATTGTCGCAATGGTAGAATTTTGTTTTTTTGGCTCAATTTTTTTAGTTGATCTACTTCCCCTATTTAATTGATTACCATCATTTTCTTCATTACGTGTTACTTTCTGTTCTTGTCCCGTAAAAAATTCTTTTCTAAATTTTTCTAAATCAAAGTTACAATTAGGGCACTTTTTATCTGTAGATTTTACATCTTCTCCACAATTTGGACACTTCATAATTATTCCCTCATCAACTTTTTTAGCCTATTATATCATTTAAATTAATTAAACAAAAAAGAGAGAAAGAGCTATTCCGCCCTTTCTCTCTTTTTAGATGCCATACTGACTAACCACCAAGCCATAATAAATAAAATCGCTACTCCAATTAAGGCACCTGCTAATTTCTTAAAATCGCCATTAAAAATTGCATCCCCACCAAATGCATAAATAAATGAAGTAGGAAACATCCCTACGATTACCATTAACAAAAATTTATTAACAGGTATACCTAATCTGACCGCGGTATAATCTACTAACACACTTGGAATAACAGGAACCATAAATCCTAAAGTCATCCCTAAACTTGGATGCTCCTGATTCATCAACCAATTAAGAAGTTTATTTTTCTTAAAATTATGCGAAAAACTGACTCTCTTAATTAAACTTGCCACAATACAATTTCCAATAATATTACCACACCAATTAATAGCTAAGCCAATCCAAGGTCCGTAACAAAGTCCCGCTAAAATACAGAAAACAGAATTTGACATGCCAGGAATGGCGTTTAGAACAGTTATTAGTCCTAATAAAAATAAACTATCCCTCACCTCATGTTGCCGAATTAGATAAAGTAGTTTTGTCTTTGTATGACTGTCTGAATGCATAAGAACATCAATCTCGGGGCGATAGTCACGGTAAAGTAAGTAGAGTAAAATCCCTGCTACTAAAATTCCGCAAAAAATCAATATTACTTTTCTCAATTTTTTTGTCATAATTTCACTCATCTATTTCAATTATTAGTAGTCGTCATTTATATTTTTTCACTATTTAATTCAATAAGCAAAAGCGATTAGTACTCATCAAATCCTATCTTTATCGTATTATAATAAGATAAATAAAGCTATTTAAAGGAGAAAATTTTTATGACAGCCAAACTTATTTTTAGCGATATCGATGGAACACTAATTACGTCTGACGGCGATGTTTCACCTGCTACTATCGACGCAATTCGAAAACAAATTATAGCTGGCAACCTCTTCATTCCTGTCTCTGTTCGCATGCCGAAGGGAATTATGAATGTTGTAGATAAAATTACTAATTTTTGTCCGATTATTGCTTATAATGGGGCTTTAGTCTTAGATGAAATGGGGCGCCCTCTTAATTCGCAATTTTTTGATGCTGCAAAAGCAGTTAAGTTAATCAACGAAGTAAAATCTATTAAAAATTCAGATCTCGCTTGGAATGTCTATAGTGGCTATAATTGGTTTTCATCACTTGAGAAAAGCTCTTTGGTAGAAAAAGAAGAAAAAATAGTTGGCGTTAAATCTCTTCCTGTTTCGATAGATCAAATAAAAGATTTAAAAGGCGTTCACAAAATGTTAATTATTGGAGATCCCGACACTCTCAATGAACTTCTACCTACTCTCCAACAAAAGTTTTCAGATTTATCTTTTGTCAAAGCCGCTCCTCAGCTTTTAGAAATTATTCCTAAAGGAGTCAATAAAGGAAAGGCAGTTGAAATTGTTCTTGATAGTTTTGCTGTCGATAAAAGTAATGCCTGGGCTTTTGGTGATAATTATAATGACGAGGCAATGCTAAGAGCAGTAGGTCATCCTTTTTTAATGGAGAATGCACCTGAGGATTTTAAAAATAAAGTTAATTTTCCCATTACCTTAGATAATGACCATGATGGAATTGCAGCTGTTTTAAATAAAATATCTAATTAACTTAATTATAAAGAAAAAAGATTGAAGTTTAATCCTTAATCATAAAGGAGTAACTTCAATCTTTTATTTTTTGAATGCTAAATTTTATTCAGCATCTTTTTTATTCTTTTTTCTACCTAAGCCTTCGTATGTAATCTTCATTGCCGCAGACATATTGATTGGAAGTAAGAATACCAAGAGTAATAATCCAATATCCACACATAATGCAACTTCAATTAAAGTTGGTACCCCAGATGGGATTAAGGCTGCGAAAGTACCACCAAGGATAATAGCTGCTGAAATTACTACTGTTCCGATTATGTCACAAGCTTGAAGCATCTTCTGACTTGTAGTCCAGCCTGGATTTACTTCTCCCAATTCACGATAACGCATCATCAAGAAGATTGAGTAGTCAACACCCAAGGCAACGATCATGATAAAGCTGAAGAATGGAGTGTTCCAAGCTAATAGTGATCTACCTAGGACAGCCTTAACAATCCATTGATTAATTGATAAGGAAGTTAGGTATGCAATTACTAAAGTACCTAAGATAAACATTGGTTGTAATACTGATCTAGTAACAAAGATCAAAGCAATACCAATACCCACTAACATAATAATTGCGGTTCTTAAGAAGTCGCTGCTTGCAGTTTCTTGAGTATCGTAAATCTTTTCAGATTGTCCACCCATAGCAATAGTTGAACCAGCTAGACTAGTTCCTTTAACTGACTTCTTAACCATATTACTAATTTCATGAGCCTTCTTTGCACCTTCAGTTGATGCAGGGTCTAACTTCAAGATAATAATAATCTTAGTAGACTTCAAATTAGAACTCATGTAATTATCAAGAGCTGGCTTAAAGGTTGATGAATGAATCATCTTAGCTGGAATGTAGAAAGTCTTACCAGCTGCTGAATCTGCTAAGCCAGTTAAGTATTCTTGACCAGCACCTAATCCGCTATTTACTTTATCAATTCCAGCAGTAATCTTCGGATTATTCGATGCAATTTGACCAGCACCATTTGCTAATCGGCTTGCACCGCCATTGAGTTGGCCAATACCACTTGCTAATTGACCGGCACCACCGTTAAGTTGACCAGCGCCGCTTGCTAATTGACCGGCACCGCTGTTAAGTTGACCAATACCATTAACTAATTGATTAGTTCCGCTTAATCCAGCTTGTAAACCATTGTTTAATTGACCAGCACCACTTGCTAATTGGCCTGCGCCATTTGCAAGTTGACTAGAACCAGCTACACCTGCTTGCAGACCACTTGCAAGTTGGCCTGCTCCACTTTTTAAGCGAGCTGCGCCTGAATTAATTTGGCTTGCGCCATTTGCGCTTGCTGAAACAGCAGTTTGAATAGCGGTTAATTGAGATGTTAATCCATCAATTTGAGAATTAGTTGCACTAGCAAGTCTATTTGATCCATTGCTTAGTTCAGCAACACCAGCCTTTAGTTTTTCAAGTTCTTGTTTCATAGCAGTAGCTTCATTCATAGCTTGTTGCATAGAACTAGTTGCACCTTTAATTTGATCTCCTGCTTGTTTAGCCTGAACTAAGTCATTTTTAACTTTTTGTGTTTGGGCTTGCGTTTGTTGCTTCATAATTGGGACAATGGCTGATAAAGCTTTAGCTGCATATTCATCACTAAATCCTTTAGCTTTTAGTGCTGACATATAAGCTTGTTCTGCTGCTGTAGGATCAGCAGATTGACTTAATGTTGAAGACAGATCCGATAAACTACTTTCTAATTTATCACCTGCTCCTATGGCCGCAGTTAATTGCCCACTTTCAGGAATATTTATAGTTATTCCTTTTACATTATCGTTCAAGGTCTTAAGTCCGGCTTGCAAAGCATTTATACTATCTTTCATAGTAGCTATCTTTTTGCCAGAATCAGGAATATTACTATTTAATTGTGTGCTTAACTGATTCAAACCAGTTGCTAATTGATCAGTATAATTTTGTAAATCTTTAGTACCAGTCTGTAATTGATTTGCACCGTTTGCTAACTTAATCGTACCATTTTCAAGTTGTACTGCACCTTGTTGCAAGTTTAAAGTACCGCTCTCTAAACGACCAGCACCAGTTGCAAGTTGCATAGTACCAGTTCTAAGTGCATTAGCACCAGTTTGCAAACGGTTAGTTCCACTTGCTAATTGATTTGCACCAGTTTGTAGACGTGTAGTACCACTTAACAATTGATTTGCACCAGTTTGCAGACGACCAGTACCATTAGAAAGTTGATTTGCACCGTTCTGTAATTGAACAGCACCATTGGTTATTTGCTTGCTACCGTCGCTCAAAGTACCTAAACCATTTCTGGCTGCATTAACACCTGAATTAACAGTTCCCAATTGATTATCAACATAAAGTCGTTTAATTGATTTACCATTTGGTTCAGTTACTG
Protein-coding regions in this window:
- a CDS encoding zinc ribbon domain-containing protein, with amino-acid sequence MKCPNCGEDVKSTDKKCPNCNFDLEKFRKEFFTGQEQKVTRNEENDGNQLNRGSRSTKKIEPKKQNSTIATMINWIQVNSMIIFVVGIILLILTSFSPPLGWSCFFALLIWLFIVCDKNKGKTTEQYTVDQRLTEHVNKVGSDVVNSFEEGESKVKARRQKIDSKLGRDPDAIKKVVKQKRTATQLGVVLIAVLNLLLVFSGPFSSGMMQGYQALSISKALLSIGRFNGKYIFIGYGMWLLLVGVPIAVIILTIKNGRNNKRIVFFLSLIESIVLVVCAVELIFMNAGSSLGITNNAAANSVEIQRIVANAISFGVSTYLLFVSSILLTVVAFRSMRQN
- a CDS encoding TVP38/TMEM64 family protein — its product is MTKKLRKVILIFCGILVAGILLYLLYRDYRPEIDVLMHSDSHTKTKLLYLIRQHEVRDSLFLLGLITVLNAIPGMSNSVFCILAGLCYGPWIGLAINWCGNIIGNCIVASLIKRVSFSHNFKKNKLLNWLMNQEHPSLGMTLGFMVPVIPSVLVDYTAVRLGIPVNKFLLMVIVGMFPTSFIYAFGGDAIFNGDFKKLAGALIGVAILFIMAWWLVSMASKKRERAE
- a CDS encoding MMPL family transporter gives rise to the protein MKLLKNHLGALIAWIAILLIAVFSLPNVDALTRQHSEISLPKDVQSSIATNIESKWGHGQDNTYVVGVVFNKKHGKLTSSDKEKIDDTIRFLKDNKKKLGIKSMMTPNDNYATKAQLISKDKTTEIVQLNIANDHSTVSNVNKTLTKAVKTPGVRTYVTGVRILEDDFSASVQKGIKKTELITIFFIFIVLVIVFKSPIVPIISLLTVGVSFITSFSIVTNLVEKVNFPFSNFTQVFMVIVLFGVGTDYNILLYDKFKENLSKGMSNQEATNYALRKAGKTILYSGSSILIGFSALGLANFSIYRSAVGVAVGVAVLLVVLLTLNPFFMAVLGKKLFWPVKKFEGESNSKLWHALSKGSLTHPIVYLVVMAVAVLPFCLFYSNNLNYNDADEISDSTPSKAGLLLLQDHFSEGTPEYSTLYIQSGHKLDNEKSLKEIDQIVKKIQADPDVEFASSVTEPNGKSIKRLYVDNQLGTVNSGVNAARNGLGTLSDGSKQITNGAVQLQNGANQLSNGTGRLQTGANQLLSGTTRLQTGANQLASGTNRLQTGANALRTGTMQLATGAGRLESGTLNLQQGAVQLENGTIKLANGANQLQTGTKDLQNYTDQLATGLNQLSTQLNSNIPDSGKKIATMKDSINALQAGLKTLNDNVKGITINIPESGQLTAAIGAGDKLESSLSDLSSTLSQSADPTAAEQAYMSALKAKGFSDEYAAKALSAIVPIMKQQTQAQTQKVKNDLVQAKQAGDQIKGATSSMQQAMNEATAMKQELEKLKAGVAELSNGSNRLASATNSQIDGLTSQLTAIQTAVSASANGASQINSGAARLKSGAGQLASGLQAGVAGSSQLANGAGQLASGAGQLNNGLQAGLSGTNQLVNGIGQLNSGAGQLASGAGQLNGGAGQLASGIGQLNGGASRLANGAGQIASNNPKITAGIDKVNSGLGAGQEYLTGLADSAAGKTFYIPAKMIHSSTFKPALDNYMSSNLKSTKIIIILKLDPASTEGAKKAHEISNMVKKSVKGTSLAGSTIAMGGQSEKIYDTQETASSDFLRTAIIMLVGIGIALIFVTRSVLQPMFILGTLVIAYLTSLSINQWIVKAVLGRSLLAWNTPFFSFIMIVALGVDYSIFLMMRYRELGEVNPGWTTSQKMLQACDIIGTVVISAAIILGGTFAALIPSGVPTLIEVALCVDIGLLLLVFLLPINMSAAMKITYEGLGRKKNKKDAE
- a CDS encoding NAD-dependent succinate-semialdehyde dehydrogenase codes for the protein MSKYESINPYTNQLIKSYPNATQEEIEQALAAGEKLYLTCHSQLPATRSERLHKIADNFKKHREEMAKTMTLEMGKLYRESLEEVDLCINICNYYAEKAPKMLEPTPLETNLGTAYYLKQSTGIIMACEPWNFPLYQVIRVFAPNFMVGNPIILKHAHNVPASAQLTEKIITEAGAPKASLQNLFLSYDQIGDVIVDKRVQGVAVTGSERGGSSVAEAAGKNIKKSTMELGGNDPFIVLADADSTVLKNVLSDARTYNCGQVCTSSKRIIVVESRYDEVMKFLHHTFSNLKPGNPLDENKNLAPMNSQQAADKLAAQVKKGIEHGAEVAYQYPEIHSTGAFFRPMILTNIDQHNPLFDEELFGPVAEVFKVKDEKEAIALANNSSFGLGSSIISENKIHAKEVASEIETGMTVINGRWITAPELPFGGVKKSGYGRELSELGLMSFVNEHLVIDVSK
- a CDS encoding alpha/beta hydrolase fold domain-containing protein, which encodes MVVIKKDIIYDENNNLKTDIYFPNDTTSQTKLLIFWHGGGWFAGSKNDVKDLGIKFANAGFMTLIPDYRLAPEFTYPAAHQDSKKFVEWLLDSNYTDADDQQNIVQIGASVGGTLALYIAGIYGFPTVTWSASVDFSNWMKNHQDVIPSRYGANELKLTNLYDIFESFYKFFVKTYAGKNDQAILKKMDVENYDLSHLGRLKMINSAHELVPLSGILKFVDFLANNDHEVELLVIKGHRHAMDYAKDYIDKSLDFLYQTIKEKKND
- a CDS encoding TVP38/TMEM64 family protein is translated as MSTKTSRKLINILTIVTTIILILLSIYWYRLGIFTSQEKMKAYLADKQIIGPLIFTLIQIIQVVIPIIPGGVSLLGGVIFFGPIWGFIYNYVGICIGSIILFFLARHYGRPFILHLVSEKTYEKYMKWTANQKKFNWFFGLCIIAPMAPDDILCMIAGLTEMKFSTYLWIILLGKPWTIAAYSLGLVYGAKWLVKLVGK
- a CDS encoding Cof-type HAD-IIB family hydrolase — protein: MTAKLIFSDIDGTLITSDGDVSPATIDAIRKQIIAGNLFIPVSVRMPKGIMNVVDKITNFCPIIAYNGALVLDEMGRPLNSQFFDAAKAVKLINEVKSIKNSDLAWNVYSGYNWFSSLEKSSLVEKEEKIVGVKSLPVSIDQIKDLKGVHKMLIIGDPDTLNELLPTLQQKFSDLSFVKAAPQLLEIIPKGVNKGKAVEIVLDSFAVDKSNAWAFGDNYNDEAMLRAVGHPFLMENAPEDFKNKVNFPITLDNDHDGIAAVLNKISN